A single window of Syntrophotalea acetylenica DNA harbors:
- a CDS encoding adenylate kinase codes for MKMVLLGPPGSGKGTQAKMLCDVLGVPQISTGDMLRAAVKEGTPMGVKAKQKMESGALVPDEVVVGIVKERLSKSDCVNGFILDGFPRTLAQADALKATLADLGKDLDAVISLNVDNEAVVARIGGRRTCRDCSKMYHVVFDAPKDADKCDKCGGPLLQRDDDQEATIRRRLEVYAEQTAPLIEYYRAEGLLREVDGMQDIAAVQQQILGALDCGQ; via the coding sequence ATGAAGATGGTTTTGTTGGGTCCTCCCGGCTCCGGGAAGGGAACCCAGGCGAAAATGCTCTGTGATGTGTTGGGCGTGCCGCAGATTTCGACCGGTGATATGCTCAGGGCTGCAGTCAAAGAAGGCACTCCCATGGGTGTCAAGGCGAAGCAGAAGATGGAATCCGGGGCTCTGGTTCCCGATGAGGTTGTTGTCGGGATAGTCAAGGAGCGCCTTTCCAAGTCCGATTGTGTCAACGGTTTCATACTGGATGGTTTCCCGCGTACCTTGGCTCAGGCCGATGCGTTAAAGGCAACGCTTGCGGATTTGGGCAAGGATCTTGATGCGGTTATATCGCTGAACGTTGACAATGAGGCGGTTGTTGCGCGAATTGGCGGACGACGTACCTGTCGCGACTGCAGTAAGATGTATCATGTCGTATTTGATGCTCCAAAGGACGCGGACAAATGTGATAAGTGTGGCGGCCCGCTGTTGCAGCGTGATGATGACCAGGAAGCAACGATTCGTCGGCGCCTGGAAGTTTACGCTGAGCAAACCGCACCATTGATCGAATATTATCGCGCTGAAGGGTTGTTGCGCGAGGTTGATGGCATGCAGGATATAGCTGCTGTGCAACAGCAGATTCTTGGTGCTTTGGACTGCGGGCAGTGA
- the secY gene encoding preprotein translocase subunit SecY — translation MFKRIQNIFSIPELRRRILFTLGMLAVYRVGCHVPIPGINGDVLADFFQKSQSGLLGMVSAFTGGALARMTVFALGIMPYISASIILQLLGVVFEPVERLAKEGEQGRKTITKWTRYGTIVLSIVQGAGIAVGLQSMVVDGAAVVSHPGFGFILLTVITLTAGTAFIMWVGEQITERGIGNGISLIIFAGIIADMPAAIFNTVRLANTGALGPASILLLLAVVVATIWAIVFMELAQRRLPIHYAKRVVGMRNYGGQKSHLPLKINMSGVIPPIFASSIIMFPATVANLINIAWVQKAASWMTPGHAIYYFFYVAFIIFFCYFYTAVTFNPVDVADNVKKQGGYIPGIRPGKATSDYIDSVLGRLTFAGAAYVSVVCVLPTLLITGLNVPFFFGGTSLLIVVGVGLDTASQVEAHLISRSYEGFMKGVTLRGRHG, via the coding sequence TTGTTCAAGCGCATCCAGAATATCTTCAGTATCCCGGAATTGCGTCGTCGCATTCTTTTTACCCTGGGGATGCTCGCGGTCTATCGTGTCGGTTGTCATGTACCGATTCCCGGGATCAATGGCGATGTGCTTGCAGACTTTTTCCAGAAATCCCAGAGCGGACTGCTCGGGATGGTAAGTGCTTTTACGGGGGGTGCGCTGGCGCGCATGACCGTTTTTGCGCTTGGCATTATGCCCTATATCAGTGCTTCAATTATCCTGCAGTTGCTCGGGGTTGTTTTTGAGCCAGTAGAGCGACTTGCCAAGGAAGGGGAACAGGGGCGTAAAACCATCACCAAGTGGACCCGTTACGGGACCATCGTGTTGTCCATTGTTCAGGGCGCCGGCATAGCGGTCGGACTTCAGTCGATGGTTGTCGATGGCGCAGCGGTTGTTTCTCATCCCGGTTTCGGATTCATTCTGCTTACCGTGATAACCCTGACGGCGGGAACCGCCTTTATCATGTGGGTTGGTGAGCAGATCACCGAGCGCGGCATCGGTAACGGCATCTCGCTGATTATCTTTGCCGGAATCATTGCCGATATGCCTGCCGCCATATTCAATACCGTGCGACTGGCTAATACGGGTGCGCTCGGCCCGGCGAGCATTCTGCTTCTGCTGGCTGTTGTTGTCGCGACGATCTGGGCGATCGTGTTCATGGAACTGGCACAGCGCCGACTGCCGATTCACTATGCAAAACGCGTTGTCGGAATGCGGAACTACGGGGGACAGAAGAGTCACTTGCCCTTGAAGATCAACATGAGTGGAGTGATTCCGCCGATCTTCGCGAGCTCCATCATTATGTTTCCTGCGACGGTCGCCAACCTGATCAATATCGCCTGGGTGCAGAAAGCGGCCAGCTGGATGACACCCGGGCATGCGATTTATTATTTCTTTTATGTTGCATTTATCATCTTCTTCTGCTACTTCTACACGGCTGTTACCTTCAACCCGGTCGATGTAGCCGACAATGTCAAAAAGCAAGGTGGCTACATTCCCGGCATACGTCCTGGCAAGGCCACCTCGGACTATATTGACTCGGTTCTTGGGCGGTTGACATTTGCGGGTGCCGCATATGTATCCGTTGTATGTGTGTTGCCGACCCTTCTGATAACCGGGTTGAATGTTCCTTTCTTCTTTGGGGGAACGTCTCTGTTGATCGTGGTTGGTGTGGGGCTTGATACCGCTTCGCAGGTGGAGGCCCATCTGATTTCGCGATCATATGAGGGGTTCATGAAGGGGGTTACCCTGCGTGGACGCCATGGCTAG
- the rplO gene encoding 50S ribosomal protein L15: protein MDLSNLRPAIGSTKTRKRIGRGPGSGNGKTAGKGHKGQKARSGGSVKPGFEGGQMPLQRRLPKRGFKSLNKKVYALVNLRDLQEMFEAGSVVDVEAFGQSGLVKKICDGIKVLGDGDLDKALTVKAHKFSQGAVAKIEAAGGKAEVI from the coding sequence ATGGATTTGAGTAATCTGCGGCCGGCTATCGGCTCTACCAAGACTCGGAAGCGCATCGGGCGTGGACCAGGTTCCGGTAACGGTAAGACCGCCGGCAAGGGACACAAGGGGCAAAAAGCCCGCAGTGGCGGCAGCGTCAAGCCCGGTTTCGAGGGCGGCCAGATGCCGTTGCAGCGCCGTCTGCCCAAGCGTGGCTTTAAATCGCTCAATAAAAAGGTCTATGCTCTGGTCAACCTGCGCGACCTGCAGGAAATGTTCGAGGCCGGGAGCGTGGTCGATGTTGAGGCTTTTGGCCAGAGCGGTCTTGTTAAAAAGATTTGCGACGGTATCAAAGTGCTTGGTGATGGTGACCTTGACAAGGCTCTGACTGTCAAAGCTCATAAATTCAGCCAGGGCGCCGTTGCCAAGATAGAAGCCGCTGGCGGGAAAGCCGAGGTAATTTAA
- the rpmD gene encoding 50S ribosomal protein L30 produces the protein MAGQIKVTLKKSGIGRKEYFTKVLKGLGLTRLNKTVVLPDTPEIRGMINKVSHMVVVED, from the coding sequence ATGGCCGGACAAATCAAGGTGACCCTGAAGAAGAGCGGCATCGGTCGCAAGGAATATTTCACAAAGGTTCTAAAAGGCCTCGGCCTGACCAGACTGAACAAAACAGTGGTGTTGCCCGACACGCCCGAAATCAGGGGTATGATCAACAAGGTGTCCCACATGGTTGTGGTTGAGGACTGA
- the rpsE gene encoding 30S ribosomal protein S5 → MLRIDPNELELTDRVVHINRCAKVVKGGRRFSFSALVVVGDGQGIVGYGHGKAKEVPEAIRKGVEQAKKNLIRVPLKDRSIPFDVIGKFGAGRVLLKPASAGTGVIAGGAVRAVLEVSGVGDILSKCLGSNNPHNVVRATINALSQLKSAEELRALRGADTEE, encoded by the coding sequence TTGCTTCGCATCGATCCCAATGAGTTGGAACTGACGGACCGGGTTGTACACATCAACCGGTGTGCCAAGGTTGTCAAAGGTGGACGGCGTTTCAGTTTTTCCGCGCTTGTCGTTGTTGGTGATGGTCAGGGAATTGTCGGCTACGGACATGGTAAAGCCAAGGAAGTGCCCGAAGCGATTCGCAAAGGGGTGGAGCAGGCCAAAAAGAACCTGATTCGCGTGCCCCTGAAGGATCGCAGTATCCCTTTTGATGTGATCGGCAAGTTTGGCGCCGGTCGGGTATTGCTCAAGCCTGCTTCGGCCGGTACTGGCGTCATTGCCGGTGGTGCCGTTCGCGCTGTGCTGGAGGTCTCCGGGGTTGGCGACATTCTGTCGAAATGCCTTGGTTCCAATAATCCGCACAACGTTGTTCGCGCGACCATCAACGCGTTGTCGCAACTCAAAAGCGCCGAAGAGTTGCGTGCTCTGCGCGGTGCCGATACCGAAGAATAA
- the rplR gene encoding 50S ribosomal protein L18: MNAALKRRQARLKRQVRVRRKVRGTSDMPRLCVFRSAKHVYAQIVEDTTGKTLVSASTVNADVAEGLKYTGNVDAAKAVGKAIAQKALAMNIKNVVFDRNGFLYHGRVKTLAEAAREAGLSF, from the coding sequence GTGAACGCCGCATTGAAGAGACGCCAGGCGCGATTGAAAAGACAGGTACGTGTGCGCCGAAAGGTGCGTGGCACGTCGGATATGCCCAGACTCTGCGTGTTCCGAAGCGCCAAGCATGTTTATGCGCAGATTGTCGAAGATACGACCGGAAAAACTCTGGTCTCGGCTTCGACGGTCAACGCAGATGTCGCCGAAGGCCTGAAGTATACAGGGAATGTCGACGCAGCCAAGGCTGTCGGCAAGGCTATCGCCCAGAAAGCGCTGGCTATGAATATCAAAAACGTGGTCTTCGACCGGAACGGATTTCTCTACCACGGGCGCGTCAAGACCCTGGCAGAGGCCGCCCGGGAAGCCGGTCTGTCTTTTTAG
- the rplF gene encoding 50S ribosomal protein L6, whose protein sequence is MSRIGKKPINLPKGVTVSQAGDTVTVKGPKGELVKNIVAGIQLETAGDQILVQCAAEGKQEGAYRGLVRALVANMVEGVTNGFERVLEINGVGYRAEVKGSALNLSLGYSHPIEYALPKGISAEVEKQTKIVVRGIDKELVGATAAKIRSFRKPEPYKGKGVKYAEERILRKAGKAGKK, encoded by the coding sequence ATGTCTAGAATTGGGAAAAAGCCTATCAACCTTCCCAAGGGCGTTACGGTGTCTCAAGCCGGAGACACGGTCACGGTCAAAGGGCCCAAGGGAGAGCTGGTCAAAAACATTGTTGCCGGGATACAGTTGGAAACCGCTGGCGACCAGATACTGGTGCAGTGCGCTGCAGAGGGTAAGCAGGAGGGCGCCTACAGGGGTCTTGTGCGGGCCCTTGTCGCCAACATGGTTGAAGGTGTGACCAACGGTTTCGAACGTGTTCTGGAAATTAATGGCGTGGGTTACCGCGCCGAAGTAAAGGGGAGTGCGCTCAACCTGTCTCTCGGGTATTCGCACCCGATCGAATATGCACTGCCCAAAGGGATCTCTGCCGAGGTTGAAAAGCAGACCAAAATCGTTGTTCGCGGTATTGACAAAGAGTTGGTTGGCGCCACTGCCGCCAAGATCCGCTCTTTCAGAAAGCCTGAGCCCTATAAAGGCAAGGGTGTAAAATACGCTGAAGAACGGATTCTGCGGAAAGCCGGTAAGGCCGGGAAAAAATAA
- the rpsH gene encoding 30S ribosomal protein S8: MAMTDPIADMLTRIRNAGLARHAKCDVPASNVKLAIVTVLKELGYIKNFKQITDEKQGVLRIYLKFDNDSKHIINAIDRVSTPGRRVYVGKDEIPVVKNGLGNAILSTSKGVMHDVAAREAQLGGEVLCSIW, from the coding sequence ATGGCAATGACAGATCCTATAGCCGATATGCTTACCCGCATCCGTAATGCGGGACTGGCCCGGCATGCGAAGTGCGACGTGCCGGCATCCAATGTCAAGCTGGCCATCGTCACCGTGCTCAAGGAACTCGGCTATATCAAGAATTTCAAGCAGATAACCGACGAAAAACAGGGTGTGCTGCGTATCTATCTGAAATTCGATAACGATAGCAAACACATTATTAATGCCATCGACCGCGTCTCAACGCCGGGGCGCAGGGTTTATGTCGGCAAAGACGAGATCCCGGTAGTGAAAAATGGTCTTGGCAATGCCATCCTTTCGACTTCGAAAGGGGTTATGCACGATGTCGCCGCTCGTGAAGCACAATTGGGTGGCGAAGTTTTGTGCTCCATCTGGTAG
- a CDS encoding type Z 30S ribosomal protein S14, with protein MAKKSMMIKAARSNKFKVRKYNRCPLCGRPRAYYRKFDMCRICLRKLALEGKLPGVIKSSW; from the coding sequence GTGGCAAAGAAATCTATGATGATCAAAGCCGCCCGGTCGAACAAGTTCAAGGTGCGGAAATATAACCGCTGTCCCTTGTGCGGGCGGCCTCGGGCTTATTACCGTAAGTTCGATATGTGCCGGATTTGCTTGCGGAAACTTGCGCTGGAAGGCAAGCTCCCCGGCGTGATTAAATCAAGCTGGTAA
- the rplE gene encoding 50S ribosomal protein L5: MGARLKEVYTKEIAPALAERLQLKNVMEVPRVEKVVLNMGLGEAIQNIKVLESAVEELTRISGQKPVVTKAKKSIAQFKLREGMPIGCMVTLRRDKAYEFLDRLVNVALPRVRDFKGVSKKGFDGRGNYTLGIREQLIFPEIDLEKIDKVKGLNITIVTTAKNDEEGYALMEAIGMPFPKKAQD; encoded by the coding sequence ATGGGTGCGAGATTGAAGGAAGTATACACGAAGGAAATTGCTCCCGCGTTGGCTGAGCGGTTGCAGTTGAAAAATGTAATGGAAGTCCCCAGGGTGGAGAAGGTGGTCCTCAATATGGGACTGGGGGAGGCCATACAGAATATCAAGGTTCTGGAGTCCGCTGTGGAGGAGCTTACGCGCATCAGCGGCCAGAAACCCGTCGTCACCAAGGCGAAGAAATCCATCGCTCAATTCAAGTTGCGCGAAGGGATGCCGATCGGTTGCATGGTAACGTTGCGTCGCGACAAGGCTTATGAGTTCCTTGACCGGTTGGTCAACGTCGCTCTTCCCCGGGTGCGCGACTTCAAGGGCGTTTCCAAGAAGGGCTTTGACGGTCGCGGGAACTATACCCTTGGTATCCGCGAACAGCTCATTTTCCCCGAAATCGACCTGGAGAAGATCGATAAGGTGAAGGGCTTGAACATTACCATTGTTACCACGGCCAAGAACGATGAGGAAGGATATGCCCTGATGGAAGCCATCGGTATGCCCTTTCCCAAAAAAGCCCAAGACTAG
- the rplX gene encoding 50S ribosomal protein L24 produces MAAKKMHVKKDDMVMVIAGKEKGKTGKVLRVLPGKGRVVVESLNVVKRHTRPNRVNTQGGIVEKEAPLDASNVALVCSACNKPTRTGVRILEDGSKTRFCKKCNETLDK; encoded by the coding sequence ATGGCAGCGAAAAAAATGCATGTCAAAAAAGATGACATGGTTATGGTTATAGCGGGCAAGGAGAAAGGCAAGACCGGCAAGGTGTTGCGTGTATTGCCGGGCAAAGGGCGTGTTGTTGTCGAAAGCCTTAATGTTGTCAAGCGGCACACAAGGCCCAACCGCGTCAATACCCAAGGGGGAATTGTCGAGAAGGAAGCCCCGCTGGATGCCTCCAATGTTGCACTCGTCTGCAGCGCCTGCAACAAGCCCACGCGGACCGGTGTGAGGATTCTCGAAGATGGGTCCAAGACTCGGTTCTGTAAAAAGTGCAACGAGACCTTGGACAAGTAA
- the rplN gene encoding 50S ribosomal protein L14, whose protein sequence is MIQMQTMLDVADNSGARKLCCIKVLGGSKRKYAGLGDIIICSVKEALPNSRVKKGDVVRAVIVRTAKEVPRPDGSAIRFDKNSAVVVNQAGEPIGTRIFGPVARELRAQRYMKIVSLAPEVL, encoded by the coding sequence ATGATACAGATGCAGACGATGCTTGATGTAGCGGACAACTCTGGTGCGCGTAAACTCTGCTGCATCAAGGTTCTTGGTGGCTCCAAGCGAAAATATGCCGGGCTTGGAGATATCATCATCTGCTCCGTAAAGGAGGCCCTGCCCAATTCCCGCGTAAAAAAAGGGGATGTGGTTAGAGCTGTCATCGTTCGAACCGCTAAGGAAGTACCTCGCCCTGACGGATCGGCGATTCGTTTCGATAAAAATTCCGCAGTGGTTGTGAACCAGGCCGGGGAACCTATCGGAACCCGTATCTTCGGTCCAGTTGCTCGGGAGTTGCGCGCACAGCGGTACATGAAGATCGTATCGCTGGCCCCCGAGGTACTTTAA
- the rpsQ gene encoding 30S ribosomal protein S17: protein MSKIRGNRKTRVGVVISDKMDKTVVVRVDQMVKHPVYKKFIKRRVTFKAHDEENRCNIGDKVSVVETRPLSRDKRWRVREILEKNVIL from the coding sequence ATGAGTAAAATACGTGGCAATCGGAAAACCCGCGTCGGGGTTGTTATCAGCGACAAGATGGATAAAACCGTTGTGGTCCGTGTCGACCAGATGGTCAAGCATCCGGTCTACAAAAAATTTATCAAGCGCCGGGTTACCTTCAAGGCCCATGATGAAGAGAATCGCTGCAACATCGGGGACAAGGTTTCGGTCGTAGAAACCCGTCCGCTGTCCCGGGACAAACGTTGGCGGGTACGCGAAATCCTTGAAAAGAACGTAATCCTGTAG
- the rpmC gene encoding 50S ribosomal protein L29, with amino-acid sequence MKASELRDLTVEELEKKVEELNQELFNLKFQLATGQLENSARLPQTRRTIARVHTILRQKRS; translated from the coding sequence ATGAAAGCTAGTGAGCTGCGCGACCTGACGGTCGAAGAGTTGGAAAAAAAAGTAGAGGAACTCAATCAGGAGCTGTTTAACCTGAAGTTCCAATTGGCTACCGGGCAATTGGAAAACAGCGCCCGGCTTCCCCAGACGCGCAGGACCATCGCACGGGTTCATACCATCCTGCGTCAGAAGCGAAGCTGA
- the rplP gene encoding 50S ribosomal protein L16: MLMPKKVKHRKQFKGRMKGVAYRGSELNFGDYGLKAVECGWLSSRQIESARRAMTRHVKRGGKIWIRIFPDKSLTKKPAETRMGKGKGSPDSWVAVIKPGMMLYEMQGVDREVACEALRLAAHKLPMKTRIVAREDVANES, translated from the coding sequence ATGTTAATGCCCAAGAAGGTTAAACATAGAAAACAGTTTAAAGGCCGCATGAAAGGCGTAGCCTATCGCGGTAGCGAACTAAATTTTGGCGATTACGGGCTTAAAGCGGTCGAATGTGGATGGCTGTCTTCCAGACAGATTGAGTCCGCGCGTCGTGCCATGACAAGGCATGTGAAACGCGGCGGGAAGATCTGGATCCGTATTTTCCCGGACAAATCTCTGACCAAAAAGCCCGCTGAGACCCGCATGGGTAAAGGTAAAGGTTCGCCCGATAGCTGGGTGGCTGTTATCAAGCCCGGCATGATGCTTTACGAGATGCAGGGTGTAGACAGGGAAGTGGCCTGCGAAGCATTGCGGCTGGCTGCTCATAAGCTCCCCATGAAGACCAGGATTGTTGCACGGGAGGATGTGGCCAATGAAAGCTAG
- the rpsC gene encoding 30S ribosomal protein S3, which yields MGQKVHPTGFRLGVVKTWSSRWYAEGEYSQLLHEDIKLRNYLKKRLYHAGIARIEIERAASKAKINVYAARPGIIIGKKGAEVEALKKDLARLTDKEVFINIQEVRKPEVDAQLVSENVATQLERRVAFRRAMKKSVSMALKFGAQGIKITCSGRLGGAEMSRTEWYREGRVPLHTLRADIDYGFAEAKTTYGIIGVKVLIFKGEVLSQE from the coding sequence TTGGGCCAGAAAGTACATCCGACAGGATTTCGACTGGGAGTCGTCAAGACCTGGAGTTCCCGGTGGTACGCTGAGGGGGAATACTCCCAGCTTCTGCACGAAGATATAAAGCTTCGCAATTATCTTAAAAAGCGGCTTTATCATGCCGGCATCGCCAGGATCGAAATTGAGCGTGCCGCAAGCAAGGCCAAAATTAATGTGTATGCCGCTCGTCCCGGCATCATTATCGGCAAAAAGGGTGCCGAGGTTGAAGCCTTGAAAAAGGATCTGGCCCGGCTCACCGACAAGGAAGTGTTCATCAATATTCAGGAAGTGCGCAAACCCGAGGTCGATGCCCAACTTGTTTCCGAGAATGTGGCAACTCAGCTTGAGCGCCGTGTCGCCTTCCGCCGTGCCATGAAAAAAAGCGTGAGCATGGCTTTGAAGTTTGGTGCTCAGGGTATCAAGATTACCTGCAGCGGTCGCTTGGGTGGTGCCGAGATGAGTCGGACCGAGTGGTATCGTGAAGGACGTGTGCCCCTGCACACTCTCAGGGCCGATATCGATTATGGATTCGCCGAGGCCAAGACTACTTATGGTATTATCGGCGTCAAGGTTCTCATCTTCAAGGGCGAAGTCCTGTCGCAGGAATAA
- the rplV gene encoding 50S ribosomal protein L22 has product MEAKAKLRYVRLSPRKTRLVVDMVRGKGVQEALNILRFSPQKAAGIVYQLVGSAVANAEQKGVADVDRLYIKSIAVDQGPVLKRFMPRAQGRATRIRKPTSHITVVLNEK; this is encoded by the coding sequence ATGGAAGCTAAGGCCAAGCTTAGATATGTGCGTCTGTCGCCTCGTAAGACCCGATTGGTGGTCGATATGGTGCGCGGAAAAGGGGTTCAGGAGGCGCTGAATATTCTGAGGTTTTCTCCTCAGAAAGCGGCCGGCATCGTATATCAACTGGTTGGTTCGGCCGTGGCCAACGCCGAGCAGAAGGGGGTCGCCGACGTCGACCGGCTGTACATCAAAAGCATAGCCGTCGATCAGGGTCCCGTGCTTAAGCGGTTCATGCCGCGAGCACAGGGACGGGCTACCAGGATCCGCAAACCGACCAGCCACATTACCGTGGTTCTGAACGAAAAATAA
- the rpsS gene encoding 30S ribosomal protein S19, translating to MARSIKKGPYVEASLLRKSDFEGGAGSKKVIKTWSRRSTIIPEFVGYTFAVHNGKKFIPVFVTENMVGHKLGEFAPTRTYYGHGADKKSKR from the coding sequence GTGGCTAGATCGATCAAAAAAGGGCCGTATGTCGAGGCGAGCCTCCTTCGCAAATCCGATTTCGAAGGGGGGGCCGGTTCCAAGAAGGTAATCAAGACCTGGTCTCGGCGATCGACTATTATTCCCGAGTTTGTTGGATATACCTTCGCCGTGCATAACGGAAAAAAGTTTATCCCTGTTTTCGTCACCGAAAACATGGTTGGGCATAAGCTCGGCGAATTCGCTCCCACGCGCACCTACTACGGGCATGGCGCTGACAAGAAGAGCAAAAGGTAA
- the rplB gene encoding 50S ribosomal protein L2, translated as MAIKKYKPTSAGRRHMTSADFADITVAKPEKSLVEKLNQTGGRNNAGRITKRHTGGGHKQKYRVIDFRRDKKDIPAKIATIEYDPNRSARIALACYADGEKRYILAPLGLNVGDVVIASEQADIKPGNALSIRSIPLGTWVHNIELKIGKGGQLARSAGTYAMIAAKEGKYAQLRLPSGEVRLVLQDCCATVGQVGNIHHENVKIGKAGRNRWLGKRPQSRGVAMNPVDHPHGGGEGKSSGGRHPVTPWGVPTKGYKTRVNKRTDRFIVRRKK; from the coding sequence ATGGCAATCAAAAAGTATAAGCCGACTTCGGCTGGCCGACGTCATATGACCTCGGCCGATTTCGCCGACATTACTGTGGCCAAACCGGAGAAATCGCTGGTTGAAAAACTTAACCAAACCGGTGGACGGAACAATGCTGGCCGCATCACCAAGCGGCATACCGGGGGCGGGCACAAGCAGAAGTATCGCGTCATCGATTTTCGTCGGGACAAGAAAGACATCCCTGCCAAAATCGCCACCATCGAGTACGATCCGAATCGGTCGGCGCGCATCGCTCTTGCTTGTTATGCCGATGGCGAAAAGCGCTATATCCTGGCGCCTCTTGGATTGAATGTCGGAGATGTTGTGATTGCCAGCGAGCAGGCCGACATCAAGCCCGGCAATGCGCTCTCGATCCGGTCCATTCCTCTGGGCACCTGGGTTCATAACATTGAGTTGAAGATTGGCAAAGGCGGCCAGTTGGCTCGCAGTGCCGGAACCTACGCCATGATCGCTGCCAAGGAAGGCAAGTATGCGCAATTGCGACTTCCTTCCGGAGAGGTTCGGCTGGTGCTGCAGGACTGCTGTGCCACGGTGGGGCAGGTAGGTAATATCCATCACGAAAACGTCAAGATCGGCAAGGCTGGTCGCAATCGGTGGCTTGGTAAGCGTCCGCAGTCGCGCGGCGTGGCCATGAACCCTGTCGATCATCCGCATGGTGGTGGTGAGGGCAAAAGCTCCGGCGGTCGTCATCCCGTTACGCCTTGGGGTGTGCCCACCAAAGGGTACAAGACCCGCGTCAATAAGCGCACCGACCGTTTTATCGTTCGCCGGAAGAAGTAA
- a CDS encoding 50S ribosomal protein L23, protein MKPLHEILKRPLVTEKTVQREGEAQIVAFEVKRDANKVEIKKAVEQAFEVKVKNVNTVLVAGKVKRLGRTFGKRSNWKKAYVTLAEGSSIDLFGV, encoded by the coding sequence ATGAAACCGCTGCACGAGATACTTAAACGGCCCTTGGTTACCGAAAAGACCGTACAGAGGGAAGGCGAAGCCCAGATCGTTGCGTTTGAAGTCAAAAGGGATGCCAACAAGGTCGAAATCAAGAAGGCTGTTGAGCAGGCTTTTGAAGTCAAGGTAAAGAACGTCAATACCGTGCTTGTTGCTGGCAAGGTCAAGCGTCTGGGTCGCACGTTCGGCAAGCGTTCCAATTGGAAGAAGGCTTACGTAACCCTGGCCGAAGGTAGCTCGATCGATCTGTTCGGTGTTTAA
- the rplD gene encoding 50S ribosomal protein L4: MAKIAVYDINRNQVSERELSDEVFNADVKEYLIHDMVRYQLAARRQGTSAAKNRSAVAGGGKKPFRQKGTGNARQGCIRAPHYVGGGAAFGPSPRDYSFKLNKKVKKAALRCALSVRFKEERLSVLNDFQLESIGTKGVAEILRRFELDNVLVLIDGENRNLELSARNLPHVKVLKAEGVNVYDLMNHRNLVVTEGAVEQLEGALG, encoded by the coding sequence ATGGCAAAAATTGCAGTTTATGACATAAACCGGAATCAGGTTTCGGAGCGAGAGCTGTCCGACGAGGTGTTTAATGCCGACGTCAAGGAATACCTGATTCATGATATGGTACGATATCAGCTGGCTGCTCGCCGTCAGGGCACTTCCGCTGCAAAGAACCGTAGCGCCGTTGCGGGTGGCGGTAAGAAGCCCTTTCGTCAGAAAGGCACTGGCAATGCCCGTCAGGGCTGCATTCGCGCGCCTCACTATGTGGGCGGTGGCGCCGCCTTCGGGCCGAGCCCTCGCGACTACAGTTTCAAACTGAACAAAAAAGTCAAGAAGGCTGCGCTGCGCTGTGCGCTTTCCGTTCGGTTCAAGGAAGAGCGACTGTCTGTGCTTAATGACTTCCAGCTGGAAAGCATTGGAACCAAGGGGGTGGCTGAAATCCTCCGGCGTTTCGAGCTGGACAACGTGCTGGTGTTGATTGATGGCGAAAACAGGAATCTCGAACTGTCGGCACGCAATCTGCCCCATGTCAAGGTGCTCAAGGCCGAAGGCGTGAATGTGTACGACCTGATGAACCATCGGAATCTGGTTGTTACCGAAGGGGCCGTTGAACAGTTGGAAGGAGCGTTAGGGTAA